Proteins encoded within one genomic window of Streptomyces kaniharaensis:
- a CDS encoding cysteine dioxygenase produces MRMTRIRKRNRDRNKLARRAGTSQPQGLGSLTTATARTGGWADGLSDVSIAGDPLAFPHLARTDLPGHPTTVADYARLVREIAADRARWEPLVRYDALTRWYARLETGPGYEVWLLSWLPGQSSGFHDHGASSGVMTVVQGELIERSLTGAGESSRILRSGGTGVPQAGGWGRVFSPGYLHEMVNGTLEPAVSIHLYSPGLTEMNQYGGAVAVPEQHPHDRARTH; encoded by the coding sequence GTGCGCATGACCCGCATCCGCAAGCGGAACCGCGACCGCAACAAGCTCGCCCGCCGTGCAGGTACCTCCCAGCCGCAAGGCCTGGGGAGCCTCACAACCGCCACCGCCCGCACCGGCGGCTGGGCCGACGGCCTCAGCGACGTCTCCATCGCCGGCGACCCGCTCGCCTTCCCGCACCTCGCCCGCACCGACCTGCCCGGCCACCCCACCACCGTCGCCGACTACGCCCGGCTGGTCCGCGAGATCGCCGCCGACCGCGCCCGCTGGGAGCCGCTCGTCCGCTACGACGCGCTGACCCGCTGGTACGCCCGGCTGGAGACCGGCCCCGGCTACGAGGTCTGGCTGCTCAGCTGGCTGCCCGGCCAGAGCAGCGGCTTCCACGACCACGGCGCCTCCTCCGGCGTGATGACCGTCGTCCAGGGTGAACTCATCGAGCGCTCCCTCACCGGCGCGGGCGAGTCCTCCCGAATCCTGCGCTCGGGGGGCACGGGGGTCCCCCAGGCCGGAGGCTGGGGGAGGGTCTTCTCCCCCGGCTACCTGCACGAGATGGTCAACGGCACGCTGGAGCCCGCCGTCTCCATCCACCTCTACAGCCCGGGCCTCACCGAGATGAACCAGTACGGCGGCGCCGTCGCCGTCCCCGAGCAGCACCCGCACGACCGCGCCCGGACGCACTGA
- the cofD gene encoding 2-phospho-L-lactate transferase, whose product MRIVALAGGIGGARFLRGLLAAVGPQDEITVIGNTGDDIHLYGLKVCPDLDTVMYTLGGGIHEEQGWGRADETWSIKAEMKEYGIGPEWFGLGDRDFATHLVRSQMLTAGYTLSQVTEALCVRWKPGVRLLPMSDDRVETHVRITDEQGSRAIHFQEYWVKLHAAVDAEAIIPIGADTAKPAPGVLEALAGADVILFPPSNPVVSIGTILAVPGIREAVAAAPAPVVGLSPIIGGAPVRGMADKVLAAVGVEATAEAVALHYGNRTALRSSSGNGGGGRQEGLLDGWLVDTADEGAVAAVEAAGIACRAVPLLMTDVEATAEMARAALSLAEQVRK is encoded by the coding sequence ATGCGCATCGTGGCACTGGCAGGCGGAATCGGCGGAGCGCGCTTCCTGCGCGGACTCCTCGCGGCGGTCGGCCCGCAGGACGAGATCACCGTCATCGGCAACACCGGCGACGACATCCACCTCTACGGCCTGAAGGTCTGCCCCGACCTCGACACCGTGATGTACACCCTCGGCGGCGGCATCCACGAGGAACAGGGCTGGGGCCGGGCCGACGAGACCTGGTCGATCAAGGCCGAGATGAAGGAGTACGGCATCGGCCCCGAGTGGTTCGGGCTGGGCGACCGCGACTTCGCCACCCACCTCGTCCGCAGCCAGATGCTCACCGCCGGGTACACCCTCAGCCAGGTCACCGAGGCACTGTGCGTGCGCTGGAAGCCCGGCGTGCGGCTGCTGCCGATGAGTGACGACCGGGTCGAGACCCACGTGCGGATCACCGACGAACAGGGCAGCCGGGCGATCCACTTCCAGGAGTACTGGGTCAAGCTGCACGCCGCCGTCGACGCCGAGGCGATCATCCCGATCGGCGCCGACACCGCCAAGCCCGCGCCCGGCGTGCTGGAGGCCCTCGCCGGGGCCGACGTCATCCTCTTCCCGCCGTCCAACCCGGTCGTCTCGATCGGCACCATCCTCGCCGTGCCCGGCATCCGGGAGGCCGTCGCCGCCGCCCCCGCGCCGGTCGTCGGGCTCTCCCCGATCATCGGCGGGGCGCCGGTGCGGGGCATGGCCGACAAGGTGCTCGCCGCCGTCGGCGTCGAGGCCACCGCCGAGGCGGTCGCGCTCCACTACGGAAACAGGACAGCGCTGCGAAGCAGCTCGGGCAACGGTGGTGGTGGGCGACAGGAGGGCTTGCTGGACGGGTGGCTGGTCGACACGGCGGACGAGGGCGCCGTCGCCGCCGTCGAGGCCGCCGGGATCGCCTGCCGGGCCGTCCCACTGCTGATGACCGACGTCGAGGCCACCGCCGAGATGGCGCGGGCCGCGCTCTCCCTGGCGGAGCAGGTACGGAAGTGA
- a CDS encoding coenzyme F420-0:L-glutamate ligase, translated as MTLHILPVEGLPEIDAGDDLAALLAKAGSYEDGDILLVTSKIVSKAEGRLLHAADREAAIDAETVRVVARRGPARIVENRNGFVMAAAGVDASNTAPGTVLLLPEDPDASARALRARLQRLTGRRLAVVVTDTFGRPWRNGLTDVAIGAAGLPALADHRGRTDSHGNGLALTVTATADELAAAADLVKGKTTGVPVAVVRGLGHLVTTEDGEGTRPLVRPAADDMFRLGTSEALRQAVTLRRTVRSFTAEPVDPGAVRRAVAAAVTAPAPHHTTPWRFVLLESADTRIRLLDAMLAAWQRDLRELDGWDEQRIARRTARGNVLRDAPYLVVPCLVMDGSHQYPDPRRATAEREMFTVAAGAAVQNLLVALTGEGYGSAWVSSTMFCRDTVRAALDLPETWDPMGAIAVGRPAEPPRERPERDADAFIEVR; from the coding sequence GTGACGCTGCACATCCTGCCGGTGGAGGGGCTGCCGGAGATCGACGCCGGGGACGACCTCGCCGCGCTGCTCGCCAAGGCGGGCAGCTACGAGGACGGCGACATCCTGCTCGTCACCTCGAAGATCGTCAGCAAGGCCGAGGGCCGGCTGCTGCACGCCGCCGACCGCGAGGCCGCGATCGACGCCGAGACCGTCCGGGTCGTCGCCCGGCGCGGCCCCGCCCGGATCGTCGAGAACCGAAACGGCTTCGTCATGGCCGCCGCCGGCGTCGACGCCTCCAACACCGCCCCCGGCACCGTCCTGCTGCTGCCCGAGGACCCCGACGCCTCCGCCCGCGCCCTGCGCGCCCGGCTCCAGCGGCTCACCGGGCGGCGGCTCGCCGTCGTCGTCACCGACACCTTCGGCCGGCCGTGGCGCAACGGGCTCACCGACGTCGCCATCGGCGCGGCCGGGCTCCCCGCCCTGGCGGACCACCGGGGCCGCACCGACAGCCACGGCAACGGACTCGCCCTCACCGTCACCGCCACCGCCGACGAACTCGCCGCCGCCGCCGACTTGGTGAAGGGCAAGACCACCGGAGTGCCGGTCGCCGTCGTGCGCGGCCTCGGCCACCTCGTCACCACCGAGGACGGCGAGGGCACCCGGCCGCTGGTCCGCCCCGCCGCCGACGACATGTTCCGGCTCGGCACCTCGGAGGCCCTCCGGCAGGCCGTCACCCTGCGGCGCACCGTCCGCTCCTTCACGGCCGAACCCGTCGACCCCGGCGCCGTCCGCCGCGCCGTCGCCGCCGCCGTCACCGCGCCCGCCCCGCACCACACCACGCCCTGGCGGTTCGTCCTGCTCGAATCCGCCGACACGCGTATCCGGCTGCTCGACGCGATGCTCGCCGCCTGGCAGCGCGACCTGCGCGAACTCGACGGCTGGGACGAGCAGCGGATCGCCCGCCGCACCGCCCGCGGCAACGTCCTGCGGGACGCCCCCTACCTGGTCGTGCCCTGCCTGGTGATGGACGGGTCGCACCAGTACCCCGACCCCCGGCGCGCCACCGCCGAACGGGAGATGTTCACTGTCGCCGCCGGCGCCGCCGTGCAGAACCTGCTGGTCGCCCTCACCGGCGAGGGCTACGGCTCGGCGTGGGTGTCGTCCACCATGTTCTGCCGCGACACCGTCCGCGCCGCGCTGGACCTCCCGGAGACCTGGGACCCGATGGGCGCCATCGCCGTCGGCCGCCCCGCCGAACCGCCGCGGGAGCGCCCGGAACGCGACGCGGACGCCTTCATCGAGGTGCGGTAG
- a CDS encoding PIN domain-containing protein encodes MTAVAVVGDTGALLAAYAGEEPDHDACLKALRTVGHLVISPLVLAELDYLARQSLGATMAMRILDDIIDRCAIGRFEVPEVGAHLATARAVMRQYPDLNIGLTDAINVALAAEFRTDAVLTVDRRHFRAIRPLTNHGAFRLLPDDLDG; translated from the coding sequence GTGACCGCTGTCGCGGTGGTCGGTGACACCGGCGCGCTGCTCGCCGCGTACGCCGGTGAGGAACCCGACCATGACGCCTGCCTGAAGGCCCTGCGCACGGTCGGCCATCTGGTCATCTCACCCCTGGTGCTGGCCGAACTCGACTACCTGGCGCGCCAGTCGCTCGGAGCCACGATGGCGATGCGCATCCTGGACGACATCATCGACCGGTGTGCGATCGGCCGTTTCGAGGTGCCCGAGGTGGGTGCGCACCTCGCCACCGCGCGGGCGGTCATGCGTCAGTACCCGGACCTGAACATCGGTCTGACGGACGCCATCAACGTCGCGCTGGCCGCGGAGTTCAGGACCGACGCCGTGCTGACCGTCGACCGGCGCCACTTCCGTGCGATCAGGCCGCTGACCAACCACGGGGCTTTCCGGCTCCTGCCGGACGACCTCGACGGCTGA
- a CDS encoding type II toxin-antitoxin system Phd/YefM family antitoxin, whose product MEATMRELNQQTAKVIGAVERGETVTVTKDGRHVATILPPSLAEPVYPFRTDPMGDELDDMPVIPGGGGRILADLDRHMEGFGR is encoded by the coding sequence ATGGAAGCCACCATGCGGGAGCTGAACCAGCAGACGGCCAAGGTGATAGGAGCCGTCGAGCGGGGCGAGACGGTCACCGTCACCAAGGACGGCCGGCACGTGGCCACCATCCTGCCGCCGAGCCTGGCCGAGCCCGTCTACCCCTTCCGGACCGATCCGATGGGGGACGAGCTCGACGACATGCCGGTCATCCCCGGCGGTGGCGGGCGCATTCTGGCCGACCTCGACCGGCACATGGAAGGGTTCGGCAGGTGA
- a CDS encoding DNA-3-methyladenine glycosylase family protein, whose translation MTGEAVRRWRPGFPLDAAHTLLPLRRGPADPSYRTTGDGAIWRASRTPSGVGTLRVLSHPGAGDVEARAWGPGADWLLDRLPVLLGSADDPEGLVLPPGPLRDAQRRTAGVRLTRTGLVMESLVPAILEQKVTTDEAYRAWRTLLRDFGTPAPGPAPGMWVAPSAREWALVPSWEWHRAGVDPKRSATIMRAVRLAPRLEEASAMGHTEAFDRLTAVPGIGIWTAAETLQRSNGDPDAVSVGDFHLPNLVGWALAGRPRSDDTQMLALLEPYRPHRHRVCRLLMATGARAPRYGPRMTPNDHRAR comes from the coding sequence GTGACGGGCGAGGCGGTGCGGCGCTGGCGGCCGGGCTTTCCGCTCGACGCGGCCCACACCCTGCTGCCACTGCGCCGCGGTCCGGCGGATCCGTCGTACCGGACGACGGGCGACGGCGCGATCTGGCGGGCGTCCCGGACACCGTCGGGGGTCGGCACGCTGCGGGTGCTGTCCCACCCGGGGGCCGGCGACGTGGAGGCGCGCGCCTGGGGCCCGGGCGCCGACTGGCTGCTGGACCGGCTGCCCGTGCTGCTGGGCTCGGCGGACGACCCGGAAGGCCTCGTGCTGCCGCCGGGCCCGCTGCGGGACGCCCAGCGCCGTACCGCCGGGGTCCGCCTCACCCGGACCGGCCTGGTCATGGAGTCGCTCGTCCCGGCGATCCTGGAGCAGAAGGTGACCACGGACGAGGCGTACCGCGCCTGGCGCACCCTGCTGCGGGACTTCGGCACCCCGGCGCCGGGCCCGGCGCCGGGCATGTGGGTGGCGCCGTCGGCCCGCGAGTGGGCGCTGGTGCCGAGCTGGGAGTGGCACCGGGCGGGTGTCGACCCGAAGCGCTCGGCGACGATCATGCGTGCGGTCCGGCTCGCCCCCCGCCTGGAGGAGGCCTCCGCGATGGGCCACACCGAGGCCTTCGACCGCCTGACGGCCGTGCCGGGCATCGGGATCTGGACGGCCGCCGAGACCCTGCAGCGCAGCAACGGCGACCCGGACGCGGTCTCGGTCGGCGACTTCCACCTGCCGAACCTGGTCGGCTGGGCCCTGGCCGGCCGCCCCCGCAGCGACGACACCCAGATGCTCGCCCTCCTGGAGCCCTACCGCCCCCACCGCCACCGCGTCTGCCGCCTCCTCATGGCCACCGGCGCCCGCGCCCCCCGCTACGGCCCCCGCATGACCCCCAACGACCACCGAGCGCGGTGA
- a CDS encoding SgcJ/EcaC family oxidoreductase, translating into MNDTRLPELPSGDESAVRTLHQRVLEGWNRRDGSAFAGPFAEDGEVIGFDGTRYRGRSVIAAELGRIFADHATPEYVAKVRRVRGLGAGVAQLDAVAGLVPAGAGGLNPALNSVQTVIAVNAGAGWRIALMQTTPARYDLRPDLAAALTAELRELVGPARRTM; encoded by the coding sequence ATGAACGATACGCGGCTGCCGGAGCTGCCCTCCGGGGACGAGAGCGCGGTGCGGACGCTCCACCAGCGGGTGCTGGAGGGCTGGAACCGGCGCGACGGCTCGGCGTTCGCCGGGCCCTTCGCCGAGGACGGCGAGGTGATCGGCTTCGACGGGACGCGCTACCGCGGGCGTTCGGTGATCGCCGCCGAACTCGGGCGGATCTTCGCCGACCACGCGACGCCGGAGTACGTGGCCAAGGTCCGGCGGGTGCGGGGGCTCGGGGCGGGGGTCGCGCAGCTGGACGCCGTCGCGGGGCTGGTGCCGGCGGGTGCGGGCGGCCTGAACCCGGCGCTCAACTCGGTGCAGACGGTGATCGCGGTGAACGCCGGGGCCGGGTGGCGGATCGCGCTGATGCAGACGACTCCGGCGAGGTACGACCTCCGGCCGGATCTGGCGGCGGCGCTCACCGCTGAACTGCGGGAGCTGGTGGGGCCGGCGCGTCGCACGATGTGA
- a CDS encoding peptidoglycan recognition protein family protein: MRLSLPVSLPAAILAGCTAALLLQPAATALPASPTDPAGPTAQRRTSAGGGSVTSLPLRGGRGLAPRTTRPFELLGVGWDGPPDALTGGTVRVRTRDAATGRWGDWHVLETDTEDGPDGRTGAAHGATAPLWTGRSDGVAVEVRPGPAGQPRGLRLELVDPGAGAAPSSARTLPATPASPDGGRQAPRPGIVTRAGWGADESLREQSFEYTGPVRAVFVHHTATATDYACADAPRVIRAMYQYHVQSNGWRDIGYNFLVDRCGTVYEGRAGGVDQPVHGAHTLGFNTDSAGVAAIGTYGGDAPPQPLLDGLAVVSAWKLGLAARPADGRTQLVSTSDGSRFPKGTVVDFDAISGHRDAFNTECPGTALYAQLPALRAVAARLQSS, encoded by the coding sequence ATGCGCCTTTCACTCCCGGTTTCACTCCCGGCCGCGATCCTCGCCGGCTGCACCGCCGCCCTGCTCCTCCAGCCCGCCGCCACCGCCTTACCGGCCTCGCCGACCGACCCGGCCGGCCCGACCGCGCAGCGCCGCACCTCCGCCGGCGGCGGCTCGGTCACCTCGCTGCCGCTGCGCGGGGGTCGCGGCCTCGCCCCGCGCACCACCCGGCCGTTCGAACTCCTCGGCGTCGGCTGGGACGGCCCTCCGGACGCGCTCACGGGCGGCACCGTCCGGGTCCGCACCCGCGACGCGGCCACCGGCCGCTGGGGCGACTGGCACGTGCTGGAGACGGACACCGAGGACGGGCCCGACGGCCGCACCGGCGCCGCGCACGGCGCCACCGCCCCACTGTGGACCGGCCGCAGCGACGGCGTCGCGGTCGAGGTGCGTCCCGGCCCGGCCGGGCAGCCGCGCGGCCTGCGCCTCGAACTCGTCGACCCCGGCGCGGGCGCCGCCCCCTCCAGTGCCCGGACGCTGCCCGCCACCCCCGCCAGCCCCGACGGCGGCCGCCAGGCTCCTCGCCCCGGCATCGTCACCCGGGCCGGCTGGGGCGCCGACGAATCCCTGCGCGAGCAGTCCTTCGAGTACACCGGCCCGGTCCGCGCGGTCTTCGTCCACCACACCGCCACCGCCACCGACTACGCCTGCGCCGACGCGCCGCGGGTCATCCGGGCGATGTACCAGTACCACGTCCAGAGCAACGGCTGGCGGGACATCGGCTACAACTTCCTGGTGGACCGCTGCGGCACCGTCTACGAGGGTCGCGCGGGCGGCGTCGACCAGCCCGTCCACGGCGCCCACACCCTCGGCTTCAACACCGACTCCGCCGGCGTCGCCGCGATCGGCACCTATGGCGGCGACGCCCCGCCCCAGCCCCTCCTCGACGGCCTCGCCGTCGTCTCCGCCTGGAAGCTCGGCCTCGCCGCCCGCCCCGCCGACGGCCGCACCCAGCTCGTCTCCACCTCCGACGGCAGCCGCTTCCCCAAGGGCACCGTCGTCGACTTCGACGCCATCTCCGGCCACCGCGACGCCTTCAACACCGAATGCCCCGGCACCGCCCTCTACGCCCAACTCCCGGCCCTGCGCGCGGTGGCGGCACGCCTGCAGTCGTCGTGA
- a CDS encoding TIGR03089 family protein gives MTAPFAADARTPVELLHAYLRGGTPSVDPAAPLVTFYDDATGERVELSARTFDNWVAKTANLLQDELNAGPDDRAALLLPAHWQSAVWLLACWSVGVTAVPGGDPAAADLVVSGPDGLDAAQACEGERVALALRPLGGRFPHRPDGFLDYAAEVPGQGDRFAPYSPVTPDAPALETFVDGLPLKLTGEQTVALAREGAARLGLNPGDRVMSTLSYDDWAGLEAGLLAPLAAGASVVLCRHSDGLDPEQWEKRAESERVTLRLG, from the coding sequence ATGACTGCGCCTTTCGCTGCCGATGCCCGCACCCCCGTCGAGCTGCTGCACGCATACCTGCGAGGTGGCACCCCTTCGGTCGATCCCGCGGCCCCGTTGGTCACCTTCTACGACGACGCCACCGGCGAACGGGTGGAACTGTCCGCCCGGACCTTCGACAACTGGGTGGCCAAGACCGCCAACCTCCTCCAGGACGAGCTGAACGCCGGCCCGGACGACCGCGCCGCCCTCCTCCTGCCCGCCCACTGGCAGAGCGCCGTCTGGCTGCTCGCCTGCTGGTCGGTCGGGGTGACGGCGGTGCCGGGCGGCGACCCGGCCGCCGCCGACCTGGTGGTCAGCGGCCCGGACGGCCTGGACGCCGCCCAGGCCTGCGAGGGCGAGCGGGTGGCGCTCGCCCTGCGCCCGCTCGGCGGCAGGTTCCCGCACCGCCCGGACGGCTTCCTCGACTACGCCGCCGAGGTGCCCGGCCAGGGCGACCGCTTCGCGCCGTACTCCCCGGTCACCCCGGACGCGCCCGCGCTGGAGACCTTCGTGGACGGGCTGCCGCTGAAGCTGACGGGCGAGCAGACCGTCGCGCTGGCCCGGGAGGGGGCGGCCCGGCTCGGGCTGAACCCCGGCGACCGGGTGATGTCCACCCTGTCGTACGACGACTGGGCGGGCCTGGAGGCCGGTCTGCTGGCTCCGCTGGCGGCCGGGGCCTCCGTGGTGCTGTGCCGCCACTCGGACGGCCTCGACCCCGAGCAGTGGGAGAAGCGGGCCGAATCCGAACGGGTGACACTGCGCCTCGGGTAA
- a CDS encoding LCP family protein: MAEDDAVDRPTGTPPTGTPPTAPRRPRRRRRWLMITAGVVAFLLVAAGALLWIAYRKLDGNIRTDTTTDRLLARLEAERPSRTAGAKGAENILLIGSDDRSGANATYGGEAGNQRSDTTILLHLAADRKHATAVSVPRDVMVTVPACEKPDGTRSKSGLMQFNWAFEIGGPACSIRTVEQLSGIRIDHYVILDFSGFKTVVDAIGGVEVCVPQPIHDKDARLDLPAGRQTLHGEQALGYVRARESLGDGSDTQRMGRQQQFLAALIRKVQSQGVLLNPTKLWPVLDAATSSIRADSGLSSLGALYDLTQDLRGIPSSDVVFLTAPRRAYRYDSDRDEFVQPQTTQLFTALRDDQRIAVRPPGSTPSPTAGASPSAGLSQGPPTGADVAAGASASPTAGASPAFEGRTADVDACAQH, translated from the coding sequence ATGGCCGAGGACGACGCTGTGGACCGCCCGACGGGCACTCCCCCGACCGGCACTCCCCCGACTGCACCGAGACGCCCCCGCAGGCGCCGGCGGTGGCTGATGATCACCGCCGGCGTCGTCGCGTTCCTGCTCGTCGCGGCCGGAGCCCTGCTCTGGATCGCCTACCGCAAGCTCGACGGCAACATCCGCACCGACACCACCACCGACCGGCTGCTCGCCCGGCTGGAGGCCGAGCGGCCCAGCCGGACCGCCGGGGCCAAGGGCGCCGAGAACATCCTGCTGATCGGCAGCGACGACCGCTCCGGCGCGAACGCCACGTACGGCGGCGAGGCCGGCAACCAGCGCTCGGACACCACGATCCTGCTGCACCTCGCGGCGGACCGGAAGCACGCGACGGCGGTCTCCGTCCCGCGCGACGTCATGGTCACCGTCCCCGCCTGCGAGAAGCCGGACGGCACCCGGAGCAAGTCCGGGCTGATGCAGTTCAACTGGGCGTTCGAGATCGGCGGGCCGGCCTGCTCGATCCGGACCGTCGAGCAGCTGAGCGGCATCCGGATCGACCACTACGTGATCCTCGACTTCAGCGGTTTCAAGACCGTGGTCGACGCGATCGGCGGCGTCGAGGTGTGCGTCCCGCAGCCGATCCACGACAAGGACGCCAGGCTCGACCTGCCGGCCGGGCGGCAGACCCTCCACGGCGAGCAGGCGCTCGGCTACGTCCGCGCCCGGGAGAGCCTGGGCGACGGCAGCGACACCCAGCGGATGGGACGTCAGCAGCAGTTCCTGGCCGCCCTGATCCGCAAGGTGCAGTCGCAGGGCGTGCTGCTGAACCCGACCAAGCTGTGGCCGGTGCTGGACGCGGCGACCTCCTCCATCCGGGCGGACAGCGGCCTGTCCTCGCTCGGCGCGCTCTACGACCTCACCCAGGACCTGCGCGGCATCCCCTCGTCGGACGTGGTGTTCCTGACCGCGCCGCGCCGCGCCTACCGGTACGACTCGGACCGGGACGAGTTCGTGCAGCCGCAGACCACCCAGCTGTTCACCGCGCTGCGCGACGACCAGCGGATCGCCGTCCGCCCGCCCGGCTCGACGCCGTCGCCGACGGCCGGCGCGAGCCCGAGCGCGGGCCTGAGTCAGGGTCCGCCGACCGGGGCGGACGTAGCCGCGGGGGCGTCGGCCTCACCGACGGCCGGGGCCTCGCCCGCCTTCGAGGGGCGCACCGCCGACGTGGACGCCTGCGCGCAGCACTGA
- a CDS encoding LCP family protein: MQQDNPEVDPADQWVHDPETGRYRLDPAPGIAPQRRRVAAPPSAEGRRTAQRRAAAAKRTRRRRVLAWTAGAGALVMVVGCGGAYYLYQHFNNNLTSVDVQLGDEAERPKPAGDALNVLVLGTDSRQGLGREYGDEGSTGHADTTLLFHIAKDRSNATVISIPRDLMVPIPECRTADGKKVPGSTRDMFNNSLGQEGRDPGCTWKTVEKVTGIRVDHFVQVNFEAVKTLSTAVGGVEVCAAKDINDPDSHLRMSKGRHVVQGDDALAFVRTRHAVGFGGDLTRIPLQQQFISSMIRKIKSGDTLTSPTKLYKLADAATKALTVDSGIGSVDRLKDLALDISKVDTKNITFATVPVLDDPKDENRLVLKQPDAGHLFSMIAGDRSLTGAPTAPATPEATGAAGTPAAPAVDSKSVRVTVRNGSGTGGQAQQAVDRLRAKGFAKAATGPNAPATATSSVSYPAGHDAEAAALATALGLPGDAVRPDPKADPKGPLVLVLGKDVLTAPTPSTAATEAPKDLQRVQADDTDVCAK; this comes from the coding sequence GTGCAGCAGGACAATCCGGAGGTCGACCCCGCCGACCAGTGGGTGCACGACCCGGAAACCGGGCGGTACCGGCTGGACCCGGCCCCGGGAATTGCGCCCCAGCGCCGCCGGGTCGCGGCGCCACCGTCCGCCGAGGGCCGGCGGACCGCCCAGCGCCGGGCGGCGGCCGCCAAGCGGACCCGCCGCCGCCGGGTACTCGCGTGGACGGCCGGGGCCGGTGCGCTGGTGATGGTCGTCGGGTGCGGCGGCGCGTACTACCTGTACCAGCACTTCAACAACAACCTGACCTCCGTCGACGTCCAGTTGGGCGACGAGGCCGAACGGCCCAAGCCGGCCGGGGACGCGCTGAACGTCCTGGTGCTCGGCACCGACAGCCGGCAGGGCCTCGGGCGCGAGTACGGCGACGAGGGCAGTACCGGGCACGCCGACACCACCCTGCTGTTCCACATCGCCAAGGACCGCTCCAACGCGACGGTGATCAGCATCCCGCGCGACCTGATGGTGCCGATCCCGGAGTGCCGGACCGCCGACGGGAAGAAGGTCCCCGGCTCGACGCGGGACATGTTCAACAACAGCCTCGGCCAGGAGGGGCGCGACCCGGGCTGCACCTGGAAGACCGTCGAGAAGGTCACCGGCATCCGGGTCGACCACTTCGTCCAGGTCAACTTCGAGGCGGTGAAGACCCTTTCCACCGCCGTCGGCGGGGTCGAGGTGTGCGCGGCCAAGGACATCAACGACCCGGACTCGCACCTGCGGATGAGCAAGGGCCGGCACGTGGTCCAGGGCGACGACGCGCTGGCCTTCGTCCGCACCCGGCACGCGGTCGGGTTCGGCGGCGACCTCACCCGGATCCCGCTCCAGCAGCAGTTCATCAGCTCGATGATCCGCAAGATCAAGAGCGGCGACACCCTGACCAGCCCCACCAAGCTCTACAAGCTCGCCGACGCCGCCACCAAGGCGCTCACGGTCGACTCCGGCATCGGCAGCGTCGACAGGCTGAAGGACCTGGCGCTGGACATCAGCAAGGTCGACACCAAGAACATCACCTTCGCCACCGTGCCCGTCCTGGACGATCCGAAGGACGAGAACCGGCTGGTGCTCAAACAGCCGGACGCCGGGCATCTGTTCTCGATGATCGCCGGCGACCGCTCGCTCACCGGGGCCCCGACCGCCCCGGCCACGCCGGAGGCCACCGGCGCCGCCGGCACACCCGCCGCCCCGGCGGTGGATTCGAAGAGCGTCCGGGTGACGGTCCGCAACGGCAGCGGGACGGGCGGGCAGGCGCAGCAGGCCGTGGACCGGCTGCGGGCCAAGGGCTTCGCCAAGGCCGCGACGGGCCCCAACGCGCCTGCCACGGCGACCAGTTCGGTCTCCTACCCGGCCGGCCACGATGCCGAGGCGGCGGCCCTGGCGACCGCCCTCGGCCTGCCGGGCGACGCCGTCCGGCCGGACCCGAAGGCCGATCCGAAGGGCCCGCTGGTGCTGGTGCTCGGCAAGGACGTCCTCACCGCGCCCACGCCGTCGACGGCGGCGACCGAGGCGCCCAAGGACCTCCAGCGGGTGCAGGCGGACGACACCGACGTGTGCGCGAAGTAG